One window of Catharus ustulatus isolate bCatUst1 chromosome 3, bCatUst1.pri.v2, whole genome shotgun sequence genomic DNA carries:
- the FILIP1 gene encoding filamin-A-interacting protein 1 isoform X3: MLVDERQMHIEQLGQQSQKIQDLTQKLKEEEEKLKIISAKAKEDGQKLMKLEAELEHKTSSFCQEHEEMTAKLANQESHNRQLRLKLVGLTRRIEELEETNKNLQKAEEELQELRDKIAKGECGNSSLMAEVENLRKRVLEMEGKDEEITKTESQCKELKNKLQEEEHHSKELKLEVEKLQKRMTELEKLEEAFSRSKSECTQLHLNLEKEKNLTKDLINELEVVKTRVKDLETSESKLEKAEISLKDDLTKLKSFTVMLVDERKNMMEKIKQEEKKVEGLNKNFKVEQGKVMDVTEKLIEESKKFLKLKSEMEEKVSSLTKERDVLIGKLRSEEEKSSELSCRVDLLKKRIDGMEEVEREITRGRTRKGAEHGCHEDNKIKELTIEIERLKKRLKQLEVVEGDLMKTEDEYDQLEQKFRTEQDKANFLSQQLEEMKLQIAKTKAIEKGEVVSQEAELRHRFRLEEAKSRDLKAEVQALKEKIHELMNKEDQLSQLQVDYSVLQQRFMEEENKNKSMGQEVLNLTRELELSKRYSRALRPSMNGRRMVDVPVTSTGVQTDALSNEAAEEETPAVFIRKSFQEENHIMSNLRQVGLKKPMERSSVLERYPPAANELAMRKSWIPWMKKREAGAQTTPDKGARTHSSPAHPGEVVLSPKQGQPLHIRVTPDHENSTATLEITSPSAEEFFSSTTVIPTLGNQKPRITIIPSPNVMPQKGKGSESPMGPDRSMSPVTITTFSREKSPEGGRAPFADRPASPIQIMTVSTSAAPAEISVSPQSQDMTMGRAVFKVTPEKQTVPTPIRKYNANANIITTEDNKIHIHLGSQFKRSPSAAPDGASPVITVRPVNITAEKEVVTGTVLRSPRNSLSPRPAASKVTSTITITPVTTSATRGTQSVTGQDGSSPRPTPTRIPVSKGMKAGKPVVAAAGAGNVTKFEPRAETQSMKIELKKSSASSSASLGGGQG, encoded by the exons GCTAATCAAGAGTCACATAATAGACAGCTAAGGCTCAAGCTAGTGGGGTTGACTCGCAGAATAGAGGAGCTAGAAGAAACTaacaaaaatcttcaaaaagCTGAGGAGGAACTTCAAGAACTAAGAGATAAAATAGCGAAAGGGGAATGTGGCAACTCTAGCTTAATGGCAGAAGTGGAAAACCTCCGCAAGCGCGTGCTTGAAATGGAGGGGAAAGACGAAGAGATCACAAAAACTGAATCCCAGTgcaaagagctgaaaaataaactgcaagAGGAAGAGCATCATAGCAAAGAGTTGAAACTTGAAGtggaaaaactgcagaaaagaatGACAGAATTAGAGAAGCTGGAAGAGGCTTTCAGTAGAAGTAAGTCGGAATGCACTCAGCTACACTTAAacttggagaaagaaaaaaatttgactAAGGATTTGATAAATGAGTTGGAAGTAGTGAAGACTCGAGTGAAGGACCTTGAGACATCCGAAAGCAAGTTGGAAAAGGCTGAAATAAGCTTAAAAGATGACCTTACAAAGCTGAAGTCATTTACCGTAATGTTGGTTGATGAGCGAAAAAAtatgatggaaaaaataaaacaggaggaaaaaaaggttgaGGGCCTAAACAAGAATTTTAAAGTTGAACAAGGGAAAGTTATGGATGTAACAGAGAAATTGATAGAAGAAAGTAAGAAATTTTTGAAACTGAAGTctgaaatggaggaaaaagtaTCTAGTTTGACAAAGGAAAGGGATGTGTTAATCGGCAAACTGagaagtgaagaagaaaaatcatctGAATTAAGCTGTAGAGTTGACCTGTTAAAGAAAAGAATAGATGGTATGGAGGAAGTAGAAAGAGAAATTACAAGAGGTCGAACTAGGAAAGGAGCAGAGCATGGTTGTCATGAGGACAACAAGATTAAGGAACTTACCATTGAAATAGAAAGATTGAAAAAGCGTCTCAAACAACTGGAAGTGGTTGAAGGAGATCTGATGAAGACTGAAGATGAATATGATCAGCTAGAGCAGAAATTTAGGACGGAGCAGGATAAagctaattttctttctcagcagTTGGAGGAGATGAAACTCCAGATtgccaaaacaaaagcaatagAAAAAGGTGAAGTAGTGAgccaggaggcagagctgaggcaCAGGTTTCGTCTGGAAGAGGCCAAAAGCAGAGATTTGAAAGCAGAAGTTCaagcactgaaggaaaaaatccatgAGCTCATGAACAAAGAAGACCAGCTTTCTCAGCTCCAAGTCGATTATTCAGTTCTACAGCAAAGGTTtatggaagaggaaaacaaaaacaagagcATGGGGCAGGAAGTTTTGAACCTGACCAGAGAGCTGGAGCTTTCTAAGCGCTACAGCCGCGCTCTGAGGCCCAGCATGAACGGAAGGAGAATGGTTGATGTTCCTGTGACATCCACTGGTGTGCAGACAGATGCTCTAAGCaatgaagcagcagaagaagaaaCCCCAGCAGTGTTTATAAGGAAATCCTTCCAGGAGGAGAATCATATCATGAGCAATCTGCGACAGGTGGGTCTGAAAAAACCCATGGAACGTTCTTCAGTGCTTGAGAGATATCCTCCAGCAGCAAATGAGCTTGCCATGAGGAAATCCTGGATACCATGGATGAAAAAGAGGGAAGCTGGGGCTCAGACAACTCCTGATAAAGGAGCCCGAACCCACAGTAGTCCAGCACATCCCGGGGAGGTTGTCCTTTCACCAAAGCAGGGTCAACCTCTTCATATTCGGGTGACACCAGACCATGAGAACAGTACAGCAACTTTGGAGATAACCAGTCCATCcgcagaggaatttttttcaagtaCCACTGTCATTCCTACTTTGGGAAATCAGAAACCACGGATAACCATCATTCCCTCTCCAAATGTCATgccacaaaaaggaaaaggcagtgaAAGTCCCATGGGCCCAGATCGCTCCATGTCTCCAGTCACTATAACAACATTCTCCAGGGAGAAGTCcccagagggagggagagcacCCTTTGCTGACAGACCTGCATCGCCCATTCAGATCATGACGGTATCGACGTCTGCAGCACCGGCAGAAATCTCTGTCTCTCCACAGTCGCAAGATATGACCATGGGAAGGGCTGTCTTCAAAGTCACACCGGAAAAGCAAACCGTCCCGACTCCAATCCGCAAGTACAACGCCAATGCCAACATTATTACAACAGAAGACAACAAAATCCACATCCACTTGGGTTCCCAGTTTAAGCGTTCTCCCAGCGCGGCGCCGGACGGTGCAAGCCCTGTGATAACAGTCCGACCGGTGAACATCACGGCAGAGAAAGAGGTGGTGACTGGTACTGTCCTTCGGTCACCTCGGAACAGCCTGTCCCCACGACCTGCAGCCAGCAAGGTGACAAGTACTATCACCATCACACCTGTTACAACATCTGCCACTCGAGGAACACAATCAGTG ACAGGACAGGATGGGTCATCCCCGAGACCTACACCCACCCGCATTCCTGTGTCAAAAGGTATGAAAGCAGGAAAGCCAGTAGTGGCAGCCGCAGGAGCAGGAAATGTGACAAAATTCGAGCCTCGTGCTGAGACTCAGTCTATGAAAATAGAACTGAAGAAATcttcagccagcagctctgcctccctgggcGGGGGTCAGGGCTGA